In Legionella sp. PATHC035, a genomic segment contains:
- a CDS encoding DUF5617 domain-containing protein — translation MSYDSRSIATIISDDSDFTEKGSEASLLPSKPHSFFSSVGLRAYSLFNRSQVTLVFPDSYSKIWNKIGGDSNYRRIKALLIDYTKESCFFGSFIGRIIFGHWNRHHVEAVSKIIANISVKDYYESADEIVADLKILKPEKGGSLYYRIKFIEMKLEEQLKYDFKFTDRRNS, via the coding sequence ATGTCCTATGATTCGCGTTCTATTGCTACAATAATCAGTGACGATTCTGATTTTACAGAAAAAGGTTCTGAGGCTTCTTTGTTACCTTCTAAACCTCATTCTTTTTTTTCATCAGTTGGTCTAAGAGCATATTCTTTGTTTAATCGATCACAAGTTACTTTAGTTTTTCCTGATTCTTACAGCAAGATTTGGAATAAAATAGGTGGGGATTCTAATTACAGAAGAATTAAAGCATTGCTTATAGACTACACCAAAGAAAGTTGCTTCTTTGGTTCTTTTATTGGGCGTATTATTTTTGGCCATTGGAATAGACATCATGTTGAAGCAGTAAGTAAAATTATCGCGAATATATCAGTTAAGGATTATTATGAGTCTGCTGATGAAATTGTCGCTGACTTGAAAATATTGAAACCTGAAAAGGGAGGATCTTTGTATTATCGAATCAAATTTATTGAAATGAAATTAGAAGAACAACTAAAGTATGATTTTAAATTCACAGATAGAAGAAACAGTTGA
- the hslU gene encoding ATP-dependent protease ATPase subunit HslU, translated as MATKNSKVMTLENIREVMTPREIVQELDKYIIGQDDAKRAVAIALRNRWRRMNIKDSALRNEIMPKNILMIGPTGVGKTEIARRLAKLARAPFIKVEATKFTEVGYVGRDVDTILRDLADIAVKQEREFAMKKVEHLAEDAAEERVLDVLLPPARGSLTPGEKDSTARQVFRKQLREGILDDNEIEIEVSATPIGIEIMAPPGMEEMTSQLQSMFQQVGTHRTKTRKMTIAKAMQILREEEAAKLINEDDIKIRAIENVEQNGIVFIDELDKVARRAENGGGGDVSREGVQRDLLPLVEGTTVTTKYGMIRSDHILFIASGAFHVAKPSDLIAELQGRLPIRVELSALSVDDFVRILTEPTASLTLQYSALMATEGLTLTFDETGIRRIAEVAWQVNERTENIGARRLYTVMERLLEVVSFEATDKSGESVHVDKAYVEKNLGQIVADEDLARYIL; from the coding sequence ATGGCAACGAAAAATAGTAAAGTGATGACTCTTGAGAATATTCGAGAGGTAATGACTCCTCGTGAAATTGTCCAGGAATTAGATAAATATATTATTGGCCAGGATGATGCAAAAAGAGCGGTAGCAATTGCATTACGTAATCGTTGGCGACGCATGAACATTAAAGACTCTGCGTTGCGCAATGAAATTATGCCAAAAAATATACTCATGATTGGACCAACTGGCGTGGGTAAAACTGAAATTGCTCGACGTTTGGCTAAGTTAGCTCGTGCACCTTTTATCAAAGTAGAAGCAACAAAATTTACCGAAGTGGGATATGTAGGACGTGATGTAGATACCATACTTCGTGATTTAGCTGATATTGCGGTAAAACAAGAACGTGAATTTGCCATGAAGAAAGTGGAACATTTGGCCGAAGATGCAGCTGAGGAGCGAGTTCTCGATGTATTACTTCCGCCAGCACGTGGCAGTTTAACTCCAGGTGAAAAGGATAGCACGGCCAGACAAGTGTTCCGTAAACAATTGCGTGAGGGAATTCTTGACGATAATGAAATTGAAATAGAAGTTTCAGCAACACCTATAGGCATCGAAATTATGGCTCCTCCTGGTATGGAAGAAATGACAAGCCAATTGCAATCGATGTTCCAACAGGTAGGTACTCATAGAACAAAAACACGTAAAATGACTATTGCTAAGGCAATGCAAATTTTACGTGAAGAGGAGGCTGCTAAATTAATTAATGAAGATGACATCAAGATTCGTGCTATCGAAAATGTAGAACAAAATGGTATTGTCTTTATTGATGAGTTGGATAAAGTTGCACGACGTGCTGAAAATGGAGGTGGCGGAGATGTGTCGCGTGAAGGGGTACAACGCGATTTATTACCTCTAGTTGAGGGAACAACAGTGACGACTAAATACGGTATGATTCGTTCTGATCATATTTTGTTCATCGCATCTGGGGCATTCCATGTAGCCAAGCCCTCTGATTTGATTGCTGAATTACAAGGTCGATTACCCATACGTGTTGAGCTATCGGCTCTTTCTGTGGATGATTTTGTTCGAATTCTTACTGAGCCTACCGCTTCATTGACCTTGCAATACAGCGCTTTGATGGCGACTGAAGGATTAACGTTGACTTTTGATGAAACAGGAATTAGACGTATTGCTGAAGTCGCATGGCAAGTCAATGAGCGTACAGAAAATATTGGTGCGCGTAGGCTTTATACGGTGATGGAACGATTATTGGAGGTTGTTTCGTTTGAAGCGACTGATAAATCAGGTGAATCAGTCCATGTGGACAAAGCCTATGTAGAAAAAAATCTCGGACAGATTGTAGCGGATGAGGATTTGGCTCGTTATATTCTTTAA
- the hslV gene encoding ATP-dependent protease subunit HslV, with protein sequence MEQFRGTTILSVRRGDQVVIGGDGQVTLGNTVMKGNARKVRRLYKDQIIAGFAGGTADAFTLFERFESKLEMHQGHLVRAAVELAKDWRTDRMLRRLEAVLAVADKKSSLIITGNGDVIEPEHSLIAIGSGGPFAQAAARALMENTKLSALEIVRKALTIAGDICIYTNNNLTIEELNNGNEK encoded by the coding sequence TTGGAACAATTTCGTGGGACAACTATACTTTCAGTACGACGCGGAGATCAGGTAGTTATCGGCGGAGATGGTCAGGTAACTTTAGGTAATACCGTGATGAAAGGTAATGCACGTAAGGTGCGGCGCCTCTACAAAGATCAAATTATTGCGGGTTTTGCTGGCGGTACTGCGGATGCGTTTACTCTTTTTGAACGTTTTGAGAGTAAGCTGGAAATGCATCAAGGTCATTTAGTCCGTGCTGCAGTCGAGCTTGCGAAAGATTGGAGAACGGACAGAATGCTGCGCCGACTCGAAGCGGTTCTTGCCGTAGCAGATAAAAAATCTTCCTTAATTATTACAGGTAATGGCGATGTGATTGAACCTGAACATAGCTTAATTGCTATTGGTTCAGGCGGACCTTTTGCGCAAGCAGCTGCACGAGCATTGATGGAAAATACGAAACTATCCGCTCTGGAAATAGTGCGTAAAGCGTTAACTATTGCTGGGGATATCTGTATTTATACCAATAACAATTTAACTATAGAAGAATTAAATAATGGCAACGAAAAATAG
- a CDS encoding phosphopentomutase → MTGRVCILLMDSFGIGASLDASRYGDAGANTFVHIHQVCERGEGDKAGVRQGPLTLPNLAKLGLYHAALASSGLRFVELSAFPEPVGYYGYAVEQSLGKDTPSGHWELAGVPVTFEWGYFPEQAFCFPKELIDTLTQQGGLPGVLGEKHASGTTILEELGEEHMRSGKPIVYTSADSVFQIAAHEESFGLQRLYDLCEIARTLVDEYQIGRVIARPFIGQPGAFKRTGNRKDYATLPPAKTLLDYLKEAGREVIALGKIADIYAHQGITQTIKADGNMALFDATLAAMNTAPEGSLVFTNFVDFDSSFGHRRDVIGYAHALEEFDARLPELDALLRPDDLIVIAADHGCDPTFPGSDHTREHIPVLVYGPSLKSRFIGRRDTFADVGQSIAQHLGLENLPHGVSFLI, encoded by the coding sequence ATGACAGGGCGAGTTTGTATATTACTCATGGATTCTTTTGGGATAGGCGCTAGTTTGGATGCGTCTCGTTATGGTGATGCAGGTGCCAATACTTTTGTTCATATCCATCAAGTGTGTGAACGGGGGGAGGGCGATAAAGCCGGGGTACGTCAAGGACCATTAACTTTGCCTAATCTGGCCAAATTAGGGCTATATCATGCTGCCCTGGCCAGTAGTGGATTGCGCTTTGTTGAATTATCTGCTTTTCCTGAACCTGTAGGTTATTATGGCTATGCTGTAGAGCAGAGTTTAGGCAAAGATACTCCGAGTGGGCATTGGGAGTTAGCTGGAGTTCCAGTGACGTTTGAATGGGGTTATTTTCCTGAACAAGCTTTTTGTTTTCCCAAAGAATTAATTGATACCTTAACTCAACAAGGTGGTTTACCAGGAGTACTGGGCGAGAAGCATGCCTCTGGAACTACAATTCTTGAAGAATTAGGTGAGGAGCATATGCGAAGTGGTAAACCCATAGTTTATACTTCTGCTGACAGTGTTTTTCAAATTGCGGCTCATGAAGAAAGCTTTGGTTTGCAGCGCTTATATGACCTCTGTGAAATTGCCCGTACTTTAGTCGATGAATATCAGATTGGACGTGTGATTGCGCGTCCATTTATAGGACAACCAGGAGCATTCAAACGTACTGGGAATCGCAAGGATTATGCTACTTTGCCGCCAGCAAAAACATTACTTGATTATTTAAAGGAGGCGGGCCGTGAAGTAATCGCTCTAGGAAAAATAGCTGATATTTATGCGCATCAGGGGATAACACAAACCATTAAGGCTGATGGTAATATGGCCTTATTTGACGCCACTTTGGCTGCGATGAACACTGCTCCCGAAGGAAGTTTGGTTTTTACTAATTTTGTAGATTTTGACTCTTCATTTGGGCATCGACGTGATGTAATAGGTTATGCGCATGCCCTTGAGGAGTTTGATGCGCGTCTACCAGAGCTTGATGCTTTATTAAGGCCTGATGATCTGATTGTTATTGCGGCAGACCATGGGTGCGATCCTACTTTTCCTGGCTCCGATCATACCAGGGAGCATATTCCAGTTTTAGTCTATGGGCCAAGCCTTAAGAGCCGTTTTATTGGTCGTAGAGATACTTTTGCAGATGTAGGGCAAAGTATTGCGCAACATCTGGGATTAGAGAATTTACCTCATGGCGTCTCTTTTTTAATCTAA